Proteins encoded together in one uncultured Sphaerochaeta sp. window:
- a CDS encoding YitT family protein, translated as MTKRNYHLLELFYIVLGSFLTAAGVALFSSPARIASGGVSGIAIIIYHTLQFDTGLSILVLSVPLFLLGVAIFGRQYGMKSLLGTVLLSLFTSLINAWVGYDGLLDYSKDLSVLLSAISAGVLMGLGVGLVLRSGANTGGTDILAQIVARFTPLSMGTALFLVDALIIASSAFIFSLEMALYATMTVYIVGVTVDKVVLSFGTRSAKTVFIISEKRQVIQEEILKELGHGGTILNGQGMFTGFDRPVIMTVVSNNKVGELTNIVHRADSQAFMVVQEAYKVLGEGFTPIEEAAWAGSSDVTQKRRRVKRP; from the coding sequence ATGACCAAACGAAATTACCATCTACTTGAACTCTTCTATATTGTACTCGGATCCTTTCTTACGGCCGCTGGGGTTGCCCTTTTCTCTTCCCCTGCAAGAATTGCAAGCGGTGGAGTAAGCGGCATCGCTATCATCATCTATCACACCCTTCAATTCGATACCGGTCTCTCTATCCTGGTGCTATCCGTTCCGCTTTTCTTGCTCGGAGTTGCCATTTTTGGCAGACAATATGGGATGAAATCGCTGCTGGGAACCGTTCTTCTCTCACTCTTCACCTCACTGATCAATGCATGGGTGGGCTATGACGGACTGCTCGACTATTCGAAGGATCTCTCGGTATTGCTCTCGGCTATCTCAGCCGGAGTGCTGATGGGTTTGGGGGTTGGACTGGTTCTGCGCAGTGGAGCAAATACCGGAGGGACGGACATCCTCGCCCAGATTGTTGCACGGTTCACCCCTCTCTCCATGGGGACCGCTCTCTTTCTGGTTGATGCACTCATCATTGCTTCCAGTGCCTTCATTTTCTCACTTGAGATGGCATTGTATGCAACCATGACGGTCTATATCGTAGGTGTAACAGTCGACAAGGTGGTATTGTCTTTTGGCACCAGATCGGCCAAGACTGTCTTCATTATCAGTGAAAAACGACAGGTCATCCAAGAAGAGATTCTCAAGGAACTGGGGCATGGAGGAACCATACTCAACGGACAGGGAATGTTCACCGGATTTGACCGGCCGGTCATCATGACGGTTGTATCAAACAACAAGGTTGGTGAGCTTACCAATATAGTACACCGAGCCGACAGTCAGGCATTCATGGTTGTACAGGAAGCATACAAGGTCCTCGGTGAGGGATTCACCCCCATCGAGGAAGCTGCTTGGGCGGGTTCATCAGACGTCACCCAAAAAAGAAGACGGGTTAAACGTCCCTAG